AAAGCGCTTACAAAGTGTTATTCCAGCCTTAGCTAACTGATGATTACGACTACCAGTTGCAGGAAACGGGTCTTTCTTTCGCATTTTTTTCGCTAACCAATGCTGCTTTTCCAAACGAATCAGGCCAAGCTTATCTAGCCAAAAGAAAATATCCTTACCCAATAAACGTTGTGGCAAAAATGAACGCGCCTTACCCATAGATAAAAAGACTTGATTCTTTTTAACCAACATTTTTGCCAGTTGCCGGCCACTGGCACCATCACCAATCACTAACCAGTTTTCGTTTTCACATGTTAAGTGTCGATCACCAATAGATTCTGGCGTAAACACTTTACCGTGATAAAAAGAGTTACTATCCAGCTGATGCTTATGAGGAATTTGAAATGCACCAGTACATACAAACAGCATTTTGCTGTGGTAGGTTTCACCATTACTGCAGTTTACTGTGAAGCCATCGGTGTCATTTCGCACATCAACTACTTTACGGCCAAATCTAATATCTAATGACAATGCAGCAGCATATTGTTCAAGATATTCAACAAATTCCTGTTTTGACGGGTACTCGCTTGCGTTGCCAGAAATATTCAACCCTGGCAACTGACTATAGCGCCGAGAAGTAAACAAAGTTAACCCTTCATAACGATTTCGCCACGCACTGCCTACAGCATTTGATGCTTCTAAAATAACCACTTTGTGATAGCCCTTTTGCCTCAATAAATAGGCGGTTGCTAAACCAGCATGACCTGCACCAACAATAATAGCTTGTTTCATAACTACTCCAACTGAAAACTCTCAGCTAGAATAAAGGTACAGCAAAACTAAAAATTGAATTTAAACGCTATATGTTTGAAAAATTTAAAATGCATGGCGATGTCAGCCTTAATTGGCAAGGAAAAACGCTAGAAATAAACACAACCGGGCCATGGAATGCTGAGTTTTTTATGCATTTACATGAGCAATTAATTGATATGGTGCGTAACCAGCAAATTACTGATTTTGATGTATTACTTAACATTCATGGCGAGGCACTGCCAACGCCAGACGCACAAAATGCACACATTGAGTTTTTAAAAGCCTCCAATGCCAAAGCTGTCGCAGTAAATCTTGAACATTGTGTAACAAGGTCGATGACACAACAAGTGTGTGACTATGTTTACCCTACAGCAGGACTAACACATCAGTGTTTCAACAATAAAGCGCAAGCGCTCAATTGGCTAAGTACGCAAAGCGGGGAATAATAACGCCAATAACGCATTAACCGCCTCTAAACGGGTTTGCTCTTGCATACTGGCAAACCCTAAACGCAGATACTGAAAACCTTGCTCGTCACAATTGGTTACTTGTGGGTTAAAGTCATGCTGACATTGAATATATATTCCATGCGCCTGTGCCAACTCAGTAAAACCTGTTAAATCACGCTTACAGCCAAGCCAAATAGCCATGCCGCCATCGGGAACAGCAAAAGTGATCGGGTAACCCGCTTGTTTGTAATCTTCTAGCAACACCACAAGGTGATCTCTGCGCGCTAAATACAATTGTGTCATTTTGCGAAGATGTCTTTCAAAGTCCCCTTCGCTCATCCAATTAGCTACTGCTTGCTGTAACACACATTCGGTTTTGTGGTTGATGATTTTTTTACTATTAGCCAAATACTCAATAACTTGAGGGTGAGCCGAAACATAACCTAGTCGCGCGCCTGCAAACATAATTTTTGAAAAAGTTGAGATAT
This region of Pseudoalteromonas spongiae UST010723-006 genomic DNA includes:
- a CDS encoding flavin-containing monooxygenase — protein: MKQAIIVGAGHAGLATAYLLRQKGYHKVVILEASNAVGSAWRNRYEGLTLFTSRRYSQLPGLNISGNASEYPSKQEFVEYLEQYAAALSLDIRFGRKVVDVRNDTDGFTVNCSNGETYHSKMLFVCTGAFQIPHKHQLDSNSFYHGKVFTPESIGDRHLTCENENWLVIGDGASGRQLAKMLVKKNQVFLSMGKARSFLPQRLLGKDIFFWLDKLGLIRLEKQHWLAKKMRKKDPFPATGSRNHQLAKAGITLCKRFNLNKLNSEKPITLKGQVIDKVIIATGYNNDFYWLESCLAQQASNKDFFDKVSDISGLYILSQPWLSSRGSGLIMGIEHDFKLLDLLEC